The Argopecten irradians isolate NY chromosome 16, Ai_NY, whole genome shotgun sequence genome window below encodes:
- the LOC138310811 gene encoding uncharacterized protein, translating to MKHIEQLEGVQRKATKQLPGMDNLSYPERLKKLKLPTLSYRRVRGDMIETYKAVTGRYDKGATQFTRMWSDTSERSSTRTNSLKIFPQHTKTSIRKNSFSVRIASIWNNLPDHVVTSKTLDTFKNRLDNHRNEQEIKYNNYKENIS from the coding sequence atgaaacacattGAACAGCTGGAAGGAGTACAAAGAAAGGCGACTAAACAACTACCGGGAATGGATAACCTATCTTATCCTGAGAGGCTTAAGAAGTTAAAACTCCCAACCCTGAGTTACAGACGTGTAAGAGGTGACATGATAGAAACGTACAAGGCAGTTACAGGGAGATACGACAAAGGAGCAACCCAGTTCACAAGGATGTGGTCCGACACATCAGAGAGATCTAGCACTAGGACAAACTCGCTGAAAATATTCCCCCAGCATACTAAAACATCGATCAGGAAGAACTCATTCTCCGTCAGGATTGCTTCAATATGGAATAACCTACCAGACCATGTCGTTACATCTAAGACATTGGACACCTTCAAAAACAGATTGGACAATCACCGGAACGAACAGGAGATCAAATACAATAACTATAAAGAGAATATCAGCTAG